The stretch of DNA CCTCCTGCTACACTTCAATAAATGCCTTATGCAATTGTGCTAAGTGATCTTTACAGCAATGACACATTAAGTAGTGCACTGGTACATCTTTTGCCATTTCACATCATGCACATATTAAAAACCTGCAAAACTTTTGATTTGACAAACAAATAGCATAGCAGAAAATTGTGTGAACAGTATAGTGCTGGAAATTGAGAACAATTTAGAAACCAACTTAGCAGTAAATTCTTAGCAGTCCAAGAAAACATCAAAAGTCATCTCAGTAAGACCAAAAACAACAATTCAAAAACCAACTAAGcagttaaaaaaacaaatacaaaagACATTGTTTGAATTAGGATCAAAAGACACTGAGATGACTGCACAAATAGTAACCATTGTCCCATTTACAACCATTCATGTTTCCTTATCATCATCTCCCTTCTCCTCCTTGACCACCATAACTCTTTTCTTCTTTGAATTTTGAGTACTGGAAAATTGATCAAGTAAACTTCTCTTAACAGCATCAGTCTCAGTACCATGAACTGATTGTTCCTTCACAACATTCACATTTGGACTCTCTGCCTCTTCCTCTGAAAAAAAATCCCTGAATAGATAGGATTAAATCAGTTTTATAGAAGTACCTGAAAAAGAAATACGTGAAAAATAACCTGAAGAGCCTGAATATCATATAGGTTACTTACCTCATCTGAATCTGATTCATTGTCAGTAAGTTGTAACTTAGAGGATAAaccatcatcataatcatcaaGGAGACCAGGACAGTAAGTATTGAACATCTCAAGGAAGTGTTTCATTGACATTACAGGAATAGCATGACTTAGGTTGTCTAACTGATTTTTTTGCACATTGACCTTAAAGAAAAGGCCTCGGCCCACCATAGTTTTAAGCTCTTTAGGGATCTTAATCATTACCTAagatttgaaatgaaattagaaaATAGTACGTGAAAAAGGAATAGTAGAACACACATTAATCAATGATTTATTAAAAGTAAACAAACCTTTGGCTGCTTTGCTAGCAATTCATCAGCTCTTACACTAACCAAATCAAGTGCTTCACGATCCAATAGAAGAAAGGGTGCTGTACCTTTAACATCAACAACTCTAACCTTGATTTTATACCTGTAGATGCAGTCATCATATCTGCTGCTACACTTGCCACACTGAAACattccattaattaattccaCCTTCTTATTACATCCTGGATCTTTGCAGGACTGGTAAAACCAATCATCAACATCGGACTCTATTCCGATAATCTGTGTAGGTACCCAGAATTCACCTACCTGTGCAAAAGGAAAATAAGGTAAGCACTTACTATAATTACATTCAATTACTACTGATCAGAAAGAACTTTTATGTACCTCTCTATTCTGAAAGATGTCAGATATGGTAATGATACGCATTTTTGAACTACTTAAATCACCACCACTTGAATTACCATAACTATAAGCTGAATTACCATAACTATAAGCTGAATTTGAGGTAAGGCTCTTTAAAGGTGTTTGCTGCAAATTTAGgttaaaagggaaaaaaatcaataaattgtGTACTGTAATCCAAAATgataaacaataaacaaaataattgtGTATGACAACAAACCTCTCTCTAAACTCCACAAACTCAGTACTATCTCCATTAAACAGAAGTTGGGTAGCATCATAAGAACTTGTTATTTTCACTTCAGCCGCTACATCATAACATTTGAACTTATATTGCAGGAAATTGGAAATTCAAATGGTACACAGTATGAGGTAAGGACAACATAACCTACCACTGTTATTTAAGGTATGATTTGTATGCACATTTTTCTGCTCTAAGAAAATATAGGGTTAGTTGACTTACAGTTTTCAGAAACCTTCACCCTTCCCATCTGAATTAGCACAATGACTGGCTCTCCAAAATCCTTTCTGAAATAATGCATCACTTTCTCAACATGCTGATCCCATACAGTGCATTTAAGTTGATTGccacttacaaaaaaaaattagaaggtTAGAAACAGAAGAGAATAATATCtatgtttatattaaaatttttgtaggACTTACTTTAAATCCTCAATGAGGAAATCTATGAGCCGGGAAGGCCTACCAGATATCAACTTGTCCAAAGGGGAGTATATTTCCACAACCCTTCCAATCACATctacaaaaaacaaataaaacaaaaagaaaaaaagaaaaagggcaGCAGTATATTCTTTAGCCATTAGGTGATTAGTAGTCTTGAACTAtataagaaaacaaagaaatagaTGAAACATACCAACCAATACTTTAGGATCCACTGTCTTCAAAGCAGTAAAGGATTGTAAACGATACATATGTGTAGGAAAATCTAATCCTTTGTAGCCTTTTACCAATGTCTCATTGAATAACTTCAACATGTGAGGACCACTGCATGTCTTATAGGTATAGTAATGTTGGACTACCAGGAAGTTTTTTATACAATACACATTGCCTtcaataaatttattatgaataGACACATTCTTTCCAGGAATATGCAGATGAACATATGCCCCCTATAAAATAAGAGGTAATTAATTTCTACTGTtgtatattgtattatgaatgaAGCAAAGAAGTTTACAATTACTAATATTACCTCTTCATCATGTAGAACACACTCTCTTGATTTGATCTCTTCGCTAAACCGGCTTTGCAGAACATCGTATGTACGCACTGCTCTCAACTTAATGGCAGCAGTCGTTTTGTTCTTCTTAATCTctcttattaatttatttaatttaataacagtaaaatagagtgagaaacttaattatgccaaatttgattgggatgaggttcgaacctaagacctttcttataaaaattaatgggtaagttaaaagttaacggaatattaacggagaagaaaatatttaacggaaaattaacggataatcatataattaaggataaattaggaaatctcaaggaaaaaaataaatctaaacaatctgaaccatccatttgattaaataatctGACCGCCAtcttttctacccattttaggcctaactctctttggctcttattagtatagtagattttacaatattacgcaaagcttaacagtataggagtgttttgggcgggaagttaaagttgagaatattgtttttattaatagtacagatagtatagattatattacgaataggaatagagaagaatatattttattaggaattgtattaccatatttaatgtacaattgtattacaaataggaattgtattacaatattttacaatattacgcaaaccttaacagtataagagtgttttgagcggaaagttaaagttgaggatattgtttttattaatagtatagattgcattgcagggaaatatatgtactgtattattacgattactaattttattcttgaattttattacgaataagaacttatgaaagaatatattttattaggaattttaaTACCATATttcaatgtacaattgtattacgaataggaattgtattacaatattttacaatattacgcaaaccttaacagtataggagtgttttgagcggaaagttaaagttgaggatattgtttttattaatagtatagatagtatagatttcattgtagagaaaatatatgtactgtattattacaattactaattttattcttgaattGTATGACAAATAGGaatgtagggaagaatatattttgttaGGAATTATAATACCagattttaatgtacaattgtattacgaataagaattgtattacaatattttacaatattacgcaaaccttaacagtatagggagtgttttgggtgggaagttaaagttcaggatattgtttttatcaatagtatagattgcattgcaaggaaatatatgtactgtattactacgattagtaattttattcttaaattgtattacgaataggaatgtagggaagaatatattttattaggaattgcaataccatattttaatgtacaattttattacgaataggaattgtattacaaatttacaatattacgcaaaccttaaaagtatatgagtgttttgggcgggaagttaaagttgaggatattgattttattaatagtatagattgtattacgaataggaacgtagagaagaatatattttattaggaattgtattaccatatttaatgtacaattgtattacgaataggaattgtatcacaatattttacaatattacgcaaaccttaacagtatatgagtgttttgggcgggaagttaaagttgagtatattgtttttattaataatatagatatagattgtattacgaataagaacgtagggaagaatatattttattaggaattgtattaccatatttaatgtacaattgtattacgaataggaattgtattacaatattttacaatattacacaaaccttaacagtatagaagtgttttgagcgggaagttaaagttgaggatattgtttttattaatactagtgttttacccgtgcgatgcacggaatattttttgttattatgaatttaaataaaaaattaaaaaatgaaaatatattaaaatgtacattataataatatagttgaactttcatatatatttggtcaaatatctattatcataacatacaaaattaaaattaaaaaattgtatgattaatataagaacaaataccaattttggtcccacgacgattagcaaaatgacaatattTGTCCACATgattaatttctaccaattttggtcccacgactatagtttTAGTACAAATTTTCAtcaacgactattgttttagtgccaaaattcatcgcgcggGTCATCCATATGTTTAAAatgtgcaaaaatctaaaattgttaagggtattttcgtcattttcaacttaatattcCAATTTagacatgaataaatggatttaaatcCTAAGATTGATCAAAATTCGCAGTTTTATTCCtcattttactttaatttgaggAGAAATGTGAATTATGAcagatcttagggcttaaatcactttattcatgcttaaaTTGGATGttgagttgaaaatgacgaaaatacctttaaaatttttagatttctagacgttttaaacggatgggtgaccggtacgatgaattttggcactaaaacagtagtcgtgggaccaaagttggtactaaaacaatagtcgtgggaccaaaattggtagaaattaaacatgtggacaaaatttgtcattttgctaatagtcgtgggacaaaaattggtatatgctcattaatataatatctaatcatgtacatatttagataaatttatagagaaaaatttacataattaaattgaattattcctaatcatatttcatatatattataattctaacaatatgaataataactaagaaaattatacttagaaatttttaaaaaaaatgtaaattttatattttgtatatgtgattttaaactctaataatatttattaatatgtatatatgcaaattctatattataatttctgtaattataatttatattgatatattataattaaaataattaaatttagatattaaaaaatagcattttaattttgtgtgattaatatagtgcataagtatatgtatatatgcatttttaaaaatgtaaatatttatgaacacacattttgttaattttataattttatttttaaattatattttatattttattaattataattaagaaaattacatttacaattaaaagattttaattttttaagttatatggattaatatagtccctaactatattacatatttagacaaatttttaaatatttttgaatttttaactaagagtatgagtttacacatattttaaagtattttttaataagtaaccattgtagtaattaacgtgtataattatgtcAGTAATCacaaatctataaaaaaatgtgtatatattttcatattcaacaaaatactataaatataatatatgttgacataaatggataaaaggAGAAATtggtcattttttttattatatagatattgataaatattatataattttttccttgcatgaaaaaacattattattttaaaattttacattgatatccGAGTTTTGTTTAAGAATATattttggtgatattttaaactttaagtaacacttgtgtgagaccgtctcatgtgTCTCAATCCGTAAgatgggtcggatctttgattaatggatcaAATGTTTGATTAATAGGTCAGATCTTTGACATCGTTAATTAAATATccgacccatctcacggattgagacgcATGAAACGGTCTTACACAactttttgtttgttatcataaatagtaaatagcTAGATGTCTGGAAAttgtttagttttgtttctaaatatttttcaactcataaatgtagcacaatcaaaacctctctagatcatcatttaaataataggtccatttgtggttcaatatttgtcgatctatgatatgtttttaactaatttattgaaagtttatttcttttaattctattatatcttattcttcttcattttaaattgatagatatcgagatgatgcatcatttttaaatatgtgaatttcaattaatttaatatcattatatttaaatgtgagacatctatatctatatatctatataataacagaagtgcctgAAAATGTTTTCACGCTCAAATTCAGggacatttttgtaatatcaaatagCTGGACAAATATGGTAATTTTGTAATATCAAAGATATACCTTTTCTAGAATTATAacgtttttggtattaattgaaaattttaaagtttttaccTTCCTTGAGATCTCTTACCATTTATAATTCCAATACTAAGTCCTTTTGATCTCATTcattgtgtataaatacacTCTATAGGACCATACACAATCCATCAACTTCACAACCCAACTAAGGTTAATTATTTCATTGGCTTTTGCAAATCATCGTCACTTTAATGGCTGCAACAGCTGCCAAAAATAATGTAGCAAGCAACTGTACTGTTTCTCATATTTCCATGATCTTCCACAGTTCACGCAGACGCACCTAAAACTTATCTAGCTCTATTGCAGTCATTTCCACTGGCTTACAAAGTGATCAAGAAGATTGTATATTAAAGAAGGAGAATTAACTGGGAAAAT from Ipomoea triloba cultivar NCNSP0323 chromosome 7, ASM357664v1 encodes:
- the LOC116024128 gene encoding uncharacterized protein LOC116024128, whose translation is MFCKAGLAKRSNQESVFYMMKSGPHMLKLFNETLVKGYKGLDFPTHMYRLQSFTALKTVDPKVLVDVIGRVVEIYSPLDKLISGRPSRLIDFLIEDLKKDFGEPVIVLIQMGRVKVSENSAEVKITSSYDATQLLFNGDSTEFVEFRERFVQTPLKSLTSNSAYSYGNSAYSYGNSSGGDLSSSKMRIITISDIFQNREVGEFWVPTQIIGIESDVDDWFYQSCKDPGCNKKVELINGMFQCGKCSSRYDDCIYRYKIKVRVVDVKGTAPFLLLDREALDLVSVRADELLAKQPKVMIKIPKELKTMVGRGLFFKVNVQKNQLDNLSHAIPVMSMKHFLEMFNTYCPGLLDDYDDGLSSKLQLTDNESDSDEEEAESPNVNVVKEQSVHGTETDAVKRSLLDQFSSTQNSKKKRVMVVKEEKGDDDKET